A window of Phragmites australis chromosome 15, lpPhrAust1.1, whole genome shotgun sequence genomic DNA:
TGAGGGTTGGCAGGGTGTTTCATGCGCAGTGTCGAATATTACCTCCATGTATGATCAGAGCTTATATATTTGATGACCCATTTAATTGGTGATCTGAACAATTTACCATTTTCTTGTAGAATTCTGAATGGAGTAAATTTGGGCGGACAGCTGGGTAATACGTTAGAGAATTTCACGTCGTTAATCACCTTGTAAGCTGATTGTGTGTGGAATTTGAGATGGCAGTCTGGCAGTCTATTTGGGTTTTAAATTGGCATTATGCTATCAAGTTGGTTCTTAACACTTCTTTTTTTCACCCCATGTAGAGATCTTAGCAACAACAATATTGGCGGAACCATACCAGATGGTCTACCAGTCACATTGCAGCAATTGTATGTCTGTTTGAGCATTCTGTTGCTCTTTTAATGCACCTTTCATGGCTATTTTTTCACTAAGACCTTCCTGTTTATCATAGTTTCCTTTCAGCTAACCAGCTAAGTGGTAGCATTCCAAAtacattgtcatcacttacacTTTTGACAAGCATGTAAGTATCTTATTGCCAACACATGTTCCCAGGCCTTCAGAAAATTAGGACTTCTATGATAGTTTCTCAACTGTCCATTTCGTGTTCTTTCATTTGCAGGTCGCTCAATAACAATCATTTGACTGGAGAGATACCAGATGTATTTTCCGCACTCACTGGACTTGCAAATTTGTAAGAGCACTTTGAGATGGCTTCCAGTGTTATTCTATACTGGCAGTAGCTTATAATTTGAAGTTACTTATCACCAACAATCAATCTTCTTGATTAGAGATTTTTCTTCGAACAACTTGACCGGTCCGTTGCCACCTTCAATGGGAAACTTGACAGCATTGACTAGCCTGTGAGTATTGAAGACTATTGCACTATCTTACGGGATAAACTTTTCACTGATGTGAAATTACCTGATTTTCTACTATTGTTGCAGGCATATTCAGAACAATCAAATATCTGGAACCCTTGATGTGCTGCAAGATCTTCCTTTCCAAGATTTGTATGCCCACTCAATTATAGATTTTCTgtcatttttttcttgaagGGCAACTGAATTGGCCTTTTAGTTAAATGAAATTTCTGCTTTATTTTATGGTAACTGTTTTAATCCGGCAGGAACATAGAAAACAATCTTTTCTCTGGTCCTGTGCCTGTGAAGTTACTGAACTTGCCAAACTTTAAGTAAGCAACTTAGGAACTCCTTCTTGATTGATCtattgatttctttttcttttggggTGCACAGTGCTCATATAATTTAATTTACTGCACAGGAAGGATGGGAACCCATTCAATACCAGCATAGCCCCATCTGCACAGCCTCCTGTGGCACAAACACCATTACCATCAGTCTCACCTTCAGCAGGGCATGTCCCATCAAAAGAACCTGTAAATTCTACAAATGTTCCAGAAGGAAGTAGTCCAGCATCAGGAAAACATACTGTTTCTATAGTCAAATTGGTCGGATATATACTTATCGGGGTGGTATCAGCAGTAGTTTTTGTGCTAATAGTAATGTACTGTTTATCCATGTACAAAGAAAGAAAGTCAAGGGATGAGGTTTATACAAAAAGCCAGATGGGAAGGGTGTCTCAGGGGCTTGGAGAGCCTAAAATCAAGGAAGTGGCAGAAATCAAGGAGCCGCCAGTAAAACTCAAGAACAATGTTGAGAAAGGTTATAACTCTTTCTCTTGGCACCCAAATTTTTGtcatctctttctttctttgtgatCTTTTCCCCTTCATTTTGACATCTAACAAATTGTTAGCAGCTTCAAATGTGGTTTCTGATGCAAAGGAGGATCAGAAGTTGAATATGCCAACAGCAGGTGAATGACTTCAAACCTACTATCATTTACTGCCTTGCAAGTTTAAATACAGGAAAAGTTAACGGAAATACCGGCATAGTCATGTTCCCCTCGGTCTTTTACATTTAAAGGTTGTTTTGCAGCAGCTTCCAATGTGGTTTATGATTCAAGGGATGGGCAGAAgttagattcatcaatgacTGGTAAATGAGTTGAAATTAATTAATATCGAGAAGTACTGTTTCACTGCATTGCAATCTTGGGTATATGGATGTTAACACAAACACTTACATGGCAGCTGATCCTGGGGTTGTTACAGTGAAACAAAACGAGCATGTAATTGACATGGAAAGAACTGACAATTTTGTTGAGGAACGACTACATCCTCCACAGCCAGTTGTGATGTGTACTGAAAAAGTCACTGTCAATTCCAGTGTTCGTACTAGAAAGGGAAGAGTACCTTCAGTTGGAAAGGTGGACCTGATAACTACTGTCAAGTCCTTTTCCATTTCATCCCTTCAACAATATACAAATAGTTTCAGTGAACAAAATTTGATAAGAGATAGCAGGTTCGGCAAGGTATATCTGGCAGAGCTTCCTGATGGAGAGGTAAAAAATGGTTCAGCAAAATTTCTCATGGTTACTTGCTTTATTAAGATTGTGTTGATGACACATTTACCAGTtctgaaatttgtgatattcACTTGGTTAGCAGCTACTGGAAGTTTTGAAGATCGACGCTTCTTATTCAAAAATACCAGCAGATGCCTTTCTAGAGCTGGTTGTGAACATTTCTGAACTGAGGCATCCTAATGTACTTGGGCTTGTCGGATACTGTGCGGAATTTGAGCAGCGGCTACTTGTCTATGAGCACTGTAGTAAGATGATCCTACATGATGAACTCCATTATGTAGATGACTCAAACAACGCATTATCATGGAATGCTCGCCTCCAAGTTGCTGTGGGGGCAGGGAAAGCTTTACAGTAAGCAGAATTtgctcaatttttttcttctgaattgTACACCCTGATTCAAAACGATATCAGAAAAATGTCATGTATATCTTTGTTTGTAGATATCTCCATGAAGGCTGCCAACCACCAATTGTACACCAGAATTTTGAACCATCTATCGTTCTTCTCAACAGCACCTTAGTTGTGCATGTTTCCGAATGTGGCCTGGCAGCATTGGCATCGAAATCAGCGTCTCAGGTACAATAATGTTATTAGATTCTTTGGAGCTCTTAAGGCTATTAGTAAATTTGGATGCTGTCATCTACTGATATCTGAGCCACAACCAGTCTATTGTAAGTTACTTCTGCCTCTCTAGAAACTAGAAAGGCTGGCATTTTTTATACAAATAAAAGCTTCAGAATTTCTCATTTttttgttgggggggggggggctgttGCCTACCAAAATAATTAGGGATTAGATCGTGGTTTCTATTTGATAAATGTATTGTCATGGAAGGTATACAGATTGTGCTACCTTAATTATCTGGAAGTTGTAAATGTACATGTTCATTTAATAACTAGGCCGCGTATAAATGGCTAGGTGCAAAATTATATCTTGAAACAAATGTGAGATAAGCCAACCTTAACCTGCCTAACTTTGCATGTTGCGTTGTTGCTTTTGGGCCTGTTGCTTTTGGGCCTGCTACTTTTGGCTTGCCTTTTCCCACTTGCTTTATCATGCTGGTTTTCTCCTTGTATTTTATACCTCTTTGCATGGTACATTGGTACTGAGCTAATTTTCCCTCGGCATTAGCTGCTTTATCGTGTTGGTGGCACTTGTTGGGTTTCATGTCTAGCcgaccccaacttgcttgggactaaaaggctttgttgttgtatttTGATGCAAGTAATAAAATGTTGTGTCATACAATGAATCCAAATTTGGGTCATGATACATTGATTTCATGATAGGTTGCTTGTTTATTTCAAAATAGtgaatactatttttttttgtcttgagaACGGAGTGACTTATTATTTCCTCGTTCATAATTCTTGTACTCTTTTGGATGTCAGTTATCTGGCCGTATGCGCACCTTATTCCATTATGAAGCCCCTGAAGTACATGAATCTGGATCATTAAGTGATAGAAGTGATGTCTACAGCTTTGGTGTTGTTATGTTGGAACTTCTTACAGGGCGTAAACCATATGACAGGTAATATTTAAAATAATGCACACACAGTCATTTGCCACACTCATGGGACATGTTTAGTTTTCTTGACGTAGCGAATTCAATAATGTTTCACATGAGATGGAATTACAGTTCACGTCCACGTGCTGAACAACATCTGGTGCGATGGGCCACTTCTCAGCTCTACGATATTGATGCCATATCGAAAATGGTAGATCCTTCCATTAAAGGGCAATGTTCCGAAAAGGCATTGTCACGTTTAGCTGACATTATTAGCCGCTGTATTCAGGTAAAATGTTCGATCTTTCATCTGACATTTTCTTTAGTCTTTACACCAGGATAGTCATATAGGCAGCGTGACTAACCGGAAAACTTCTTATGCAGCATGAACCAGAATTTAGGCCACCAATGTCTGAAGTTGTCCAAGACTTAGCTCGCATGGTAAGAAATGCAACGAAGGCTTCCATGTAGGCGCTCCTTGAAGGAGAAAAAAACTTGTAGGCTTGTGCTGAGAATGCTATAATCCACCTCATTTTGGAATCGGAATGCCATGAGGAACCATGTTGCCTGGTTGCGAAGATGCCTTTGGTGAATGGTGATCATTGCTGCAGTAGTAGGATGAAGGATTGTGTGATACGTAGATTCCTCAACATTTTCTGACCGATGCAAGAAGGATGGAGGACGCAGCAGCAGGGTGCAAGAATGCACCTCATTGTCCATTGCCAATAATGCTCCTCCGATCGATTTATGCTTCGAAACCATTGTTGTAATTATGTAGTCCGCAGTATCACCATTTGTTAGTGCCGGTTCAGGATCACTTGACGTGATCTGCATGGTTCTCTAGACCGTATGTAAATACCGATAAGAGAAACACTTGTG
This region includes:
- the LOC133892448 gene encoding protein STRUBBELIG-RECEPTOR FAMILY 3-like isoform X5, producing the protein MSLNNNHLTGEIPDVFSALTGLANLDFSSNNLTGPLPPSMGNLTALTSLHIQNNQISGTLDVLQDLPFQDLNIENNLFSGPVPVKLLNLPNFKKDGNPFNTSIAPSAQPPVAQTPLPSVSPSAGHVPSKEPVNSTNVPEGSSPASGKHTVSIVKLVGYILIGVVSAVVFVLIVMYCLSMYKERKSRDEVYTKSQMGRVSQGLGEPKIKEVAEIKEPPVKLKNNVEKASNVVSDAKEDQKLNMPTAAASNVVYDSRDGQKLDSSMTADPGVVTVKQNEHVIDMERTDNFVEERLHPPQPVVMCTEKVTVNSSVRTRKGRVPSVGKVDLITTVKSFSISSLQQYTNSFSEQNLIRDSRFGKVYLAELPDGEQLLEVLKIDASYSKIPADAFLELVVNISELRHPNVLGLVGYCAEFEQRLLVYEHCSKMILHDELHYVDDSNNALSWNARLQVAVGAGKALQYLHEGCQPPIVHQNFEPSIVLLNSTLVVHVSECGLAALASKSASQLSGRMRTLFHYEAPEVHESGSLSDRSDVYSFGVVMLELLTGRKPYDSSRPRAEQHLVRWATSQLYDIDAISKMVDPSIKGQCSEKALSRLADIISRCIQHEPEFRPPMSEVVQDLARMVRNATKASM
- the LOC133892448 gene encoding protein STRUBBELIG-RECEPTOR FAMILY 3-like isoform X1, which encodes MLLAMSKPVARALCVSPAALIASAAIVLLLSALPLCQPYTYEQDVFAINGLYTALESPTLPNWTTNGGDPCSEGWQGVSCAVSNITSIILNGVNLGGQLGNTLENFTSLITLDLSNNNIGGTIPDGLPVTLQQFFLSANQLSGSIPNTLSSLTLLTSMSLNNNHLTGEIPDVFSALTGLANLDFSSNNLTGPLPPSMGNLTALTSLHIQNNQISGTLDVLQDLPFQDLNIENNLFSGPVPVKLLNLPNFKKDGNPFNTSIAPSAQPPVAQTPLPSVSPSAGHVPSKEPVNSTNVPEGSSPASGKHTVSIVKLVGYILIGVVSAVVFVLIVMYCLSMYKERKSRDEVYTKSQMGRVSQGLGEPKIKEVAEIKEPPVKLKNNVEKASNVVSDAKEDQKLNMPTAAASNVVYDSRDGQKLDSSMTADPGVVTVKQNEHVIDMERTDNFVEERLHPPQPVVMCTEKVTVNSSVRTRKGRVPSVGKVDLITTVKSFSISSLQQYTNSFSEQNLIRDSRFGKVYLAELPDGEQLLEVLKIDASYSKIPADAFLELVVNISELRHPNVLGLVGYCAEFEQRLLVYEHCSKMILHDELHYVDDSNNALSWNARLQVAVGAGKALQYLHEGCQPPIVHQNFEPSIVLLNSTLVVHVSECGLAALASKSASQLSGRMRTLFHYEAPEVHESGSLSDRSDVYSFGVVMLELLTGRKPYDSSRPRAEQHLVRWATSQLYDIDAISKMVDPSIKGQCSEKALSRLADIISRCIQHEPEFRPPMSEVVQDLARMVRNATKASM
- the LOC133892448 gene encoding protein STRUBBELIG-RECEPTOR FAMILY 3-like isoform X3: MLLAMSKPVARALCVSPAALIASAAIVLLLSALPLCQPYTYEQDVFAINGLYTALESPTLPNWTTNGGDPCSEGWQGVSCAVSNITSIILNGVNLGGQLGNTLENFTSLITLDLSNNNIGGTIPDGLPVTLQQFFLSANQLSGSIPNTLSSLTLLTSMSLNNNHLTGEIPDVFSALTGLANLDFSSNNLTGPLPPSMGNLTALTSLHIQNNQISGTLDVLQDLPFQDLNIENNLFSGPVPVKLLNLPNFKKDGNPFNTSIAPSAQPPVAQTPLPSVSPSAGHVPSKEPVNSTNVPEGSSPASGKHTVSIVKLVGYILIGVVSAVVFVLIVMYCLSMYKERKSRDEVYTKSQMGRVSQGLGEPKIKEVAEIKEPPVKLKNNVEKASNVVSDAKEDQKLNMPTAASNVVYDSRDGQKLDSSMTADPGVVTVKQNEHVIDMERTDNFVEERLHPPQPVVMCTEKVTVNSSVRTRKGRVPSVGKVDLITTVKSFSISSLQQYTNSFSEQNLIRDSRFGKVYLAELPDGEQLLEVLKIDASYSKIPADAFLELVVNISELRHPNVLGLVGYCAEFEQRLLVYEHCSKMILHDELHYVDDSNNALSWNARLQVAVGAGKALQYLHEGCQPPIVHQNFEPSIVLLNSTLVVHVSECGLAALASKSASQLSGRMRTLFHYEAPEVHESGSLSDRSDVYSFGVVMLELLTGRKPYDSSRPRAEQHLVRWATSQLYDIDAISKMVDPSIKGQCSEKALSRLADIISRCIQHEPEFRPPMSEVVQDLARMVRNATKASM
- the LOC133892448 gene encoding protein STRUBBELIG-RECEPTOR FAMILY 3-like isoform X2, whose protein sequence is MLLAMSKPVARALCVSPAALIASAAIVLLLSALPLCQPYTYEQDVFAINGLYTALESPTLPNWTTNGGDPCSEGWQGVSCAVSNITSIILNGVNLGGQLGNTLENFTSLITLDLSNNNIGGTIPDGLPVTLQQFFLSANQLSGSIPNTLSSLTLLTSMSLNNNHLTGEIPDVFSALTGLANLDFSSNNLTGPLPPSMGNLTALTSLHIQNNQISGTLDVLQDLPFQDLNIENNLFSGPVPVKLLNLPNFKKDGNPFNTSIAPSAQPPVAQTPLPSVSPSAGHVPSKEPVNSTNVPEGSSPASGKHTVSIVKLVGYILIGVVSAVVFVLIVMYCLSMYKERKSRDEVYTKSQMGRVSQGLGEPKIKEVAEIKEPPVKLKNNVEKASNVVSDAKEDQKLNMPTAAASNVVYDSRDGQKLDSSMTADPGVVTVKQNEHVIDMERTDNFVEERLHPPQPVVMCTEKVTVNSSVRTRKGRVPSVGKVDLITTVKSFSISSLQQYTNSFSEQNLIRDSRFGKVYLAELPDGELLEVLKIDASYSKIPADAFLELVVNISELRHPNVLGLVGYCAEFEQRLLVYEHCSKMILHDELHYVDDSNNALSWNARLQVAVGAGKALQYLHEGCQPPIVHQNFEPSIVLLNSTLVVHVSECGLAALASKSASQLSGRMRTLFHYEAPEVHESGSLSDRSDVYSFGVVMLELLTGRKPYDSSRPRAEQHLVRWATSQLYDIDAISKMVDPSIKGQCSEKALSRLADIISRCIQHEPEFRPPMSEVVQDLARMVRNATKASM
- the LOC133892448 gene encoding protein STRUBBELIG-RECEPTOR FAMILY 3-like isoform X4, with translation MLLAMSKPVARALCVSPAALIASAAIVLLLSALPLCQPYTYEQDVFAINGLYTALESPTLPNWTTNGGDPCSEGWQGVSCAVSNITSIILNGVNLGGQLGNTLENFTSLITLDLSNNNIGGTIPDGLPVTLQQFFLSANQLSGSIPNTLSSLTLLTSMSLNNNHLTGEIPDVFSALTGLANLDFSSNNLTGPLPPSMGNLTALTSLHIQNNQISGTLDVLQDLPFQDLNIENNLFSGPVPVKLLNLPNFKKDGNPFNTSIAPSAQPPVAQTPLPSVSPSAGHVPSKEPVNSTNVPEGSSPASGKHTVSIVKLVGYILIGVVSAVVFVLIVMYCLSMYKERKSRDEVYTKSQMGRVSQGLGEPKIKEVAEIKEPPVKLKNNVEKASNVVSDAKEDQKLNMPTAASNVVYDSRDGQKLDSSMTADPGVVTVKQNEHVIDMERTDNFVEERLHPPQPVVMCTEKVTVNSSVRTRKGRVPSVGKVDLITTVKSFSISSLQQYTNSFSEQNLIRDSRFGKVYLAELPDGELLEVLKIDASYSKIPADAFLELVVNISELRHPNVLGLVGYCAEFEQRLLVYEHCSKMILHDELHYVDDSNNALSWNARLQVAVGAGKALQYLHEGCQPPIVHQNFEPSIVLLNSTLVVHVSECGLAALASKSASQLSGRMRTLFHYEAPEVHESGSLSDRSDVYSFGVVMLELLTGRKPYDSSRPRAEQHLVRWATSQLYDIDAISKMVDPSIKGQCSEKALSRLADIISRCIQHEPEFRPPMSEVVQDLARMVRNATKASM